GCGGCGTCGACGGCTTCCGCATCGATGCGATCAACCATTCGATGCCCGACCCGCAACTGCGCGACAATCCGCCCGCACCCGAAGACGGCCGCATCCGCACGCGCCCCTATGATTTCCAGATCAAGCGCTATAGCCAGAGCCACCCGGACATTCCGCTGTTCCTGGAAAAGGTGCGTTCGGTGTTCGACGAATATCCCGATCGCTTCACCGTCGCCGAAGTCGGCGGGGATGACAGCGATGCGGAAATGAAGGCCTTCACCCAGGGCGATCATCGCCTCAACACCGCCTATGGCTTCGACTTCCTCTACGCCCCCAAATTGACCGCGCCGTTCCTCAAAGCCGCGCTGTCGCGCTGGCCCGCGGAGCAGGGGATTGGCTGGCCGAGCTGGGCGTTCGAAAATCATGACGCGCCGCGCGCCGTCTCGCGCTGGGCCGGCGACATCGACGCCCATGCCTATTGCCGGATGAAGATGCTGCTGCTCGCCTGCCTGCGCGGCAATATCTTCCTCTATTATGGCGAGGAACTGGGCCTGCCGCAGGTCGATATCGCGTTCGAGGATCTGCAGGATCCCGAAGCGATCGCCAACTGGCCGCTGACCCTGTCGCGCGATGGCGCCCGCACGCCCATGCCCTGGACCGGGGCAGCGCCCTGGCTCGGCTTCTCCGATGCCAAGCCATGGCTGCCGGTGGGGGAGGCGCACCGCCCGCTCGCCGTCGACGCGCAGGAAGCCGATCCTGCTTCGCTGCTTCACTGGACGCGCGAGGTGTTGGCCCTGCGCAACGCCACCCCGGCGCTGCGCAACGGCACGATCACCTTTCTCGATACGCCGGATGATCTGCTCGCCTTTGAACGGACGCAGGACGGGCAGCAGCGCCTGTGCGTCTTCAACCTCGGCACCAGCCCCGTCGCCTGGCACCCCGCCGATGCGGACCGTTGGCAGGTCGAACTGTCGACCGGCCGCATCGCCGACTGGAATTTCGCCCCCGCATCCGGCCTCGTCGCCGCCTTCCAAGTTTAAGGACAAGAATATGTCGCGACTGCCCGCGCTCACCCTGCCCCTCATTGCCCTGGCGCTCGCGCCCACCGCCGCGCGCGCCGATGTGGTGGCCAAGGCATCGTCGCCCGACGGCCATATCACCCTCACCATCAGCCTCGATGGCGAGGGGCGTCCCAGCTATGCCGTGCAGCGCAATGGCAAGCCGCTGATCGCCGACAGCCGCCTGGGCTTCATGTTCACCGACGCACCCAAGATCGAGCGCAATCTGACGCTGGCCGATGCCAAGCAGGCGAGCAGCGACACCAGCTGGACCCAGCCCTGGGGCGAATGGACCACGATCCGCGACCATCATAATGAGCTGAAGCTGGTCTTCCGCGAGAAGGGCGATCTCCAGCGCGAGATGGATATGACCTTCCGCCTGTTCGATGACGGCGTCGCCTTCCGCTACAGCCTGCCCGATCAGGCCAATCTCCATCACGCCAACATTGCCGAGGAACTGACCCAGTTCGCCTTCGCGCAAGGCGGCACGGCCTGGTGGAAGCCCGCCTATGAATGGAATCGCGAGGAATATCTCTACAACCGCACCCCGCTCGACGCGGTCGGCACCGCCCAGACGGTGATGACGGTGAAGCTGGCTGACGGCACCCATGTCGCCCTGCATGAGGCCGCGCTGGTCGATTATGCGGGCATGAATCTCGCCCGTGCCGAGGGCAACACCTTCCGCGCCGATCTGACGCCGGGGGCGGGCGCCCCCAAAGTGTCGCGCGACGCCGGCTTCTCCACCCCCTGGCGCACCATTGCCGTCGCCGACGATGCCGCCGGCCTCTACATGAACCACATGATCCTGAACTTGAACGAGCCCAACAAGCTCGGCGACGTTTCAAGCTGGATCAAGCCGGGCAAGTTCGTCGGCGTCTGGTGGAACATGATCAAGGGCGACTGGACCTGGGCGCGCGGCCCCAAACATGGCGCCACCACCGCCAATGTCCGCCGCTATATCGATTTCGCCGCTGCCAGCGGCATCCCCGCCGTGCTGGTCGAGGGCTGGAATGTCGGCTGGGACGGTAACTGGTTCGGCAACGGCAATGAGATGAACTTTGCGCAGCCGACCGAGGATTTCGATGCCGATGGCCTTGCCGCCTATGCCAGGTCCAAGGGCGTCACCCTGATCGGCCATCATGAAACCGGCGGATCGGCCAGCCATTATGACGGCCAGCTCGACACCGCCTTCAAATGGGCGGCCGACCATGGCGAGCAGGTGGTGAAGACCGGCTATGTCACCGATGCCGGCCAGATCGAGCGGGTCGACGCCGATGGCGCCAAGCTTCGCGAATGGCATGAAGGCCAGTGGATGGTGAACCATTATCTGCGCGTCGTGCAGACCGCCGCCAAATATCATGTCAGCATCGACAGCCATGAACCGGTCAAGGATACCGGCCTGCGCCGCACCTATCCCAACTGGGTGGCGCGCGAAGGCGGCCGGGGCATGGAATATAATGCCTGGGTCGGCGGCAAGAACCCGCCCGAGCATGAGGCGAACCTGGTCTTCACCCAGTTGCTGGGCGGCCCGATGGACTTCACCCCCGGCGTGCTCAGCCTGTCGGGTTCGGAGGGCAGTAGCATCCACTCGACCATCGCCAAGCAGCTCGCCCTCTATGTCGTCCTCTATTCGCCGGTGGTGATGGCGGCCGACACGCCGGAAAATTACGCCAAATATCCCGGCCCCTTCCAGTTCATCAAGGATGTGCCGACCGACTGGTCCGACACCCGCGCCTTGAATGGCGAGGTTGGCGACTATGTCACCATCGCGCGCAAGGCGAAGGGCAGCGACGACTGGTATCTGGGCGCGGTCGGCGACGAACAGGCGCGCTCCAGCAAGGTGACGCTCGACTTCCTCGATGCCGGCCGCAGCTACACCGCCGAAATCTACCGCGACGGCCCCGGCGCCGACTATCGCACAGAGGCACGCCACGCGATCGTGATCGAGAAGAAGCCGGTGAAGAAGGGCGACGTCCTCAGTATCGACCTTGCGCCCGGCGGCGGTCAGGCGATCCGCTTCGTCGCCAGCGGCGGCAAGCGCAAGCGGTGACAGTCCAGTGAACCTCGTCATTGCGAGGGCCGCAGGCCCGCGGCAATCCAGTGGATTGCTTCACCCGGCTATCGCCGGGTTCGCAATGACGAAGCGGCTATGGCCTGTCCTACAGGAAGGTGCTCCTCTATGCTGCGGATTGCAAAGGCCCGGCAGAAGGCAGGCTTTCCGATAGGATCAGGCGCTCGCAACTAAATGTCAAAATGTGCGGGAAATGTGCGAAGTTAAGGCGAAGGATGGGGATGGCCGGAATGAATGAGATGGGGCTGGAACCGGGCGCGACGACGTCCGACGGTCGGCCGCGCCAGGGCTTCCGGGGGCTGTGGAATATCAGCTTCGGCTTCTTCGGCATCCAGATCGGCTTTGCGCTGCAAAACGCCAACATGTCGCGCATCTTCCAGTCGCTGGGGGAAAATCTCGACAATCTCGCCTTGCTGTGGATCGCCGCGCCGTTGACCGGCCTGCTGGTGCAGCCGGTGATCGGCCATTATAGCGACCGCACCTGGTGCCGCCTCGGCCGGCGCCGGCCCTATTTCTTCGCCGGTGCGCTGTTCGCGGCACTTGCCCTGTTCGGCATGCCCAATGCGCCCGGCCTGATGGCCGCCGCGCTGATGCTCTGGATACTCGACGCCTCGCTCAACGTCTCGATGGAGCCGTTCCGCGCCTTTGTCGGCGACATGCTGGCGAAGGAACAGCATATGGCCGGCTATGCGATCCAGACCGCCTTCATCGGCACCGGTGCGGTGATCGGTTCCTCCACCCCCTGGCTGCTCGACCAGATGGGCGTCTCCAATGTCGCGCCCGCCGGCATGATCCCCGACACGGTGCGCATCAGCTTCTATATCGGCGGCGGTGCGCTGTTCCTCGCCGTGCTCTGGACCGTGCTCACCACCCGCGAATATTCGCCCGAGCAGATGGCCGGCTTTGCCCAGGCCAGCGAGGCGGCAAGCCGGCAGGAGGCACCGCCGGTCCCGGCCGGCGGTCCGCTCTGGATCGTCGCGGGCCTTGCCATCATCGCCGCCGTCTGGGGCTGGGCGCTGGAAAAGGAACTCTATCTGCTGGGCGGGCTCCTTGCTGCCTATGGCATCGCCCGCATCGTCGCGCGCGGCCTTCATGCGCAGGGGCGGACCGACAATCTGCTCAGCCATGTGGTCGGCAATTTCGCGACCATGCCGGCGATGATGAAGAAGCTGGCGCTGGTCCAGTTCTTCACCTGGTCGGCGCTGTTCATCATGTGGATCTATACCACGCCGGTGGTCGCCCAATATGTCTTCGGATCAGCCGATCCGACCAGCGCCGCCTATAATGAAGGGGGCAATTGGGTCGGCATCCTGTTCGCCACCTATAATGGCGTCGCCGCCTTCGCCGCGCCCTTCCTGCTCCAGCCGCTTGCCCGCCGCATCGGCCAGGCACAGACGCACGCGCTGGCGCTCACGCTCGGCGCAATCGGCTTCCTGTCCTTCCTGGTCCTGCGCGATGCACAGGCGCTGCTATTGTCGGAAGTGGCGATCGGCATCGCCTGGGCCTCGACCCTCGCCATGCCCTATGCGATGCTCGCCTCCAGCGTGCCGCAGGCCAAGCTCGGCATCTATATGGGGTTGTTCAACGCCTTCGTCGTCATCCCGCAATTGCTGGTGGCGACGGTGATGGGCACGATCATGCGCCATTTCTTCCCGACCGAACCGATCTGGACCATGGCCTTTGCCGGCGCCGTCATGCTGCTGGCTGCGCTCGCCACCCTGCGCTGCCGGGAGGCTGGTGCCGGGCGATAGCCCGGCAGCGACAGGCTTTATTCGAGCATCAACGTCGCCAGTTCGACATCCAGTGCATCAAGAGCCGTGTCGGGGAACTGCGCCGGGGCGAAGGACTGGATCGATCGCAGCGTCAAACCCCGTGCCATCGCAATGCGCTGATCGGTAGCGATCCCGGGGAAATGCCGGTCCAGCATCGCCCGCGCATCGTCATGGGCAAGCAGCACACCGATTTTGGTGACGGCGGTGGACGGCACCGAGCGCCCTCCCCCGCTCTTCGGCGCGTCATGGGACGCCTCACCCGCGATAGGGAATTGCTCATCGCGGCTCCCCATGGGGGATGCCTGTACATCGGCCGACGGAACCAGCTTCAGATGCAGGTCGGCCAGGCCACGGATGATGAAGCTCGGCTCATAATGCAGCACCCGGTCGCCACGCGGTCCATGAAAGGCCTCGTCCAGCTCGATCGACTGGGTATGCGCCAGGAATTTCTCGAGGATGATCCGAACCTCCACCCGGGCCAAAGGCGCCCCCGCGCAGACATGTTTACCACGACCGAAGGCGACATGTTCCCTGATCCCCGGTCGGGCAAGCTGCAACGCGCCAGGATCATCCCAGCGGCGCGGATCACGGTTGGCCGCCGCCAGCGCAAGCAATATCGGCGTTCCAGCCGGCACCATCCAGTCGCCGATACGCGTATCGCGGCGCGCCAGTCGCGCCGTTTGTTTGCTGGACCCTTCCAGGCGTAACACCTCCTCGATCAGATGCGGGATCAGGCTTGGATCAGCCCGCAGACGATCCTGGAGGTCCGGCTGCTCGGCAATGTAACGCATGGCGTTGCCCAGCAGCTTGGCGCTTGTGTCCTGTCCCGCACCGAACAGGAAGGTTGCCAGATTGACGATGTCGGCCAGGCTGGGAGTCGACCCGTCCGCATAGGTCGCGCATGCCAGTTCGGTCAGTATGTCCCCCCGCGGATTGCGCCGCCGATCCTCCACATAAGCCGCGAAATAGGAGCCCATTACGATCAGCGGATGACTCTCCCCCGAATAGTCATTGTCGTTGCTGTCCAGGCTGCCCGGCGGTGGCGCCCCATCGATGACGTCCATGAAACGCTGGCGATCGTCCGCCGGAACCCCCAGCAGGTCGGCAATCACCAATGTAACGAAGGGGGTCGATATTTCGCGGATCAGTTCGCTACTGCCCCGCGCCACCGCCGTCCGTACCAGATGGTCGGAATAGGCCGATATAAACTGCTCGTTCGCCTTCAACCGGGATGGCGTGAACAGCCGATTGACCAGCCCGCGCAACGCGGCATGCGCCGCATCATCCAGCCCGACCAGCATCTCCCCGCCAGGAAAGTCCGACCGATGGGCTTCGACCTGCGCCGTGATATCGCTCCCCCGGGGCGTGAAGGGCAAAGGGGCCGCTGCCCCCTGCAATGCGTTGATCGCGGAAAAATCGCGCGCATTTGCCAGAACCTCCAATGTCTCCTCGAACCCGGTGACGATCAGATAATCCCGGCCTTGTGGACGATAGATCGGCCCATGAGCGCGCACGGCCTCGAAGAAGCCATAGGGATCCTTCAGTATCTCATAGTCGGTGAAGTAATCGCGTTCCTCGAGGGCCGGCATTCTGCTCTCCCTTGTTCATGCCGACCGGCAATCGGCATATATTGGTCACCGCATGCGTTTGCATCATTTGTGATCTATAATGTATCATATCTGCGTGGCGGCGATCGTCAAGCCCGCGCTGCTCGCCGCTAATCGACCACACGGATATCAAGGACAACGGTTTCAGGCGCGCATGACTGTCGCGCAACATTTGCGATTGAATATCAATATCCCTATGCCAAATGGGCGAATCACCACAGGGGACATCATGAAGAAGCAGTTTTTCGCCATGCTCGCGCTGTGCGGCCTATCGTCATTGGCCCAGGCTCATGAAGTGTGGGTCGAACGCGATGCGTCCGGTCCCGCCCGCATCTACCTCGGCGAACCCGCCGACCCGATGCCGGCCGGCGGCGACCCCGAGTTCGAGAAGCTGAAGACGCCACGCCTGGTGCCTGCATCACAGGCACCGCAGATCCGAAAGGCCGGCTATATCGAGGTCGCGGCGCCCGCTGGCGATGTCCGCGTCATCGACGACAGCGTGTTTGAACCCTGGGGCGAAGAAGGCAAGAAGGAGGGCGTGGTCTATTATGCCCGCGCTGGCCGCAACGAAACCAAAGCCCTGATGCCGCTTGAAATCGTGCCGACCGCGACGAGCGCAGACAGTTTCAGCCTGGTTCGTGACGGCAAGCCGCTGGCTGGGATCAAGGTCACCGCCATCTCCCCGGATAAATGGTCCAAGAGCTTCCTCACCGATGCGCAGGGCCGCGTGACCCTCCCGATCCGGGAGAAGGGCCGCTATATTCTGACGGCAACACAGGAGCAGAAGGGCGACCTCAGCCTGCGCGGCGCCAAGGTGGCTACGCTCTACCACATCGCGACGCTGACCTTCGTCAACAATTGACGAAGGTCAGCTTGCGGGGCGTCAGGCGAAGATATCTTCGAGGCTGGCGCCCTGCGGGCCGTCCTTCCAGTCGCTGAGCGAGACATAGAGGCTGGCCTGGGTCACGCTCCAGAAGGCCATGACCAGGGTACCCGCCAGCGTCGAAACCACGAGCGAGGTGGGACTGAGCGTTCCGCTGCTGGCTTCCACCGCGAACGCCGCGATCCCGCCCGCTGCCACGAGGGCGAAGATCACGGCATAGAGTATCCAGACCAGAATCGTCATCAGCACGAAAAGGCCGAAGATCTTCCAGCGCGCGCCCTTGGTCAGCGCGCGGCTGCGACCGAAGGCCGCGAAGATGCCGATCCGTTCGGTCACCAATACCGGCACGCTGACCGACCACATGATGAACAGGATGATGCCCGGCACCAGCAGCAGCGCAAAGCCGATCATCAGCCCGATCGTCGTCAATATCGCAAGGCCGATCAGGGGAACCGCAACCGAGAGGCCCGTGCCGATACAGTCGGCGATGCTCGCCCGCTGCCCATCGGCATGCGCCACCGTTGCCCGCACCAGCCCGCCCTGCACCAGCATCGAGAGGATGAGCGAGAGGGCGTAGGAGCCAAGCGATACGACGATCACCGCAAGGGTGTTGCCCGCACCCGCATTGGCCAGATCCGCCCGCACAAAATAGCTGAACAGCAGTTGTGGCAATGCGCCGAACAGGAAGGCGGTGCCGAAGGTCGCCACCGGATTGCTGCCCAAGGTCCCGAAAGCGCGGCTCAGAACCGTGCCGATTGAAAAATTCCGCCGTTCGACGGAAGCCGCTGATGTCGCCATAAAGGCCCCCTGTAAGTCTGTCCCCAAATTGCGATTGTGTCGCAACATGATCGCTTTGTCATCCTGTTTGAATGACTTGCGCTTTCGCTGGCGGGCACTAGTTTCCGCCGGTCAGGGGTGCAGATGGCGGCAACGGATTCAGTGTCGGACGATCGTCTGGCCGCAGCGCATAAGGCGTTGCGGGCGGGCGGCGACGTGCAGTTCGACATGCTGCCCGCCGATCCGCCCAAGCCACCGCCGGCCTGGCTCAAGGCGTTCGGCGAATGGCTGGAGAAAGTGCTGGAGCCGGTCGGGCATTTCCTGCGCTGGATCGGCAGTTTCATGCCCGACGCCCCCTATGCCCGCATCTTCCTGTGGACCGTGATCGGCGCGCTGGCGCTGCTGATCGTCTGGATGATCGTCGACCGGGTGCGCCATGGCGTCTGGCGCCTGCCGAACTGGCGCCGCCGGACGCTGGCGGAAGCGGCCGATTATCAGGAAGATCAATGGGCGCCCGACGCCGCCCCAGCCCGCGCCTGGCTGGAGGAGGCCGATGCGCTGGCCGGCAGGGGCCGCTATGCCGAGGCGGTGCATCATCTGTTGCTGCGCAGCGTCGAGGATATGGCCCGGCGTCGGCCACAGATCGTGCGCCCGGCCCTCACCAGCCGCGACCTTGCCGATGCGCCCGGCATCCCCGCCGCGCCGCGCCGGCTGTTCGGCGAGATTGCCGGGGCGGTCGAACGCAGCCTGTTCGGTGGGCGCGCCATCAATGCAGAGGAATGGGGTCGCTGCCGCGCCGCCTATGCCGATTTCGCCCAGACCAGGACCTGGGCGGCATGAGCGATATCGCGATCGGCAAGGCATCAGCCGACAATGGCATCTTCCGGGGCGTCACCATCATCCTGATGCTGGTGATCGGTCTGATGGGCTTTGCCGGCATGATCCTGCTGGGCGCCTATGCGCCGGACCTGCGATCGGGCCGCAATGGCGGCGCCCATGCGCTGTCCAACGCGGTCACGGGCTATAGCGGTCTGGTCCAGCTGGCCGAGGCGACGGGGCGCCATCCCCGTATCCTGCGAAGCACCCATGATTTCGATACCGAGGATCTGCTGATCGTGACGCCCGAAAGCGGCGCGACCGATATCAGTGCCGCGCTGAACGGGCGGGAGACGAAACCCACCCTGTTCGTGCTGCCCAAATGGCAGACCATGCCCGACGAGACGCATCCCGGCTGGGCGCGCTTTACCGGCCTGATACCGCTCCATGAGCCGATTGGCGTGCTGTCGCCCGGCGTCCGCTTCACCATGCAGCGCTATCGCACCGGCGGCGGCTGGCTGACATCGCATGATCCCGACGTCCGCTTCTGGGCGCCGCGCCCGATCCAGGTGATCACCGGCATTGAGCAGGACAACAAGAATCAGGATGACGCCTGGCGCAGGCTGACACCGATATTGACAGATGAACGCGGCAATATGGTGCTGGTCCGGGTCGGTGATGGCCCGCTCTATGTGCTGGCCGACCCGGACCTGCTGAACAATCGCGGCATGAAGGATGAGGGACAGGCAGCCGCTGCGCTGGGCCTGCTCGACTGGATGAACAGCACCGGCGCGCAGAGTGTCGCTTTCGATGTCTCGATGAACGGCTTCGGCCATTCGAAAAGCCCGCTCAAATTGCTGTTCGATCCCCCCTTCCTGGCGATGACGCTGGCGATCGTCGCCGCGCTGGCGCTGGCGGGCGTCCATGCCTTTGGTCGGTTCGGGCCACCCCGCGCGCGGCAGCGGGCGCTGGCCTTCGGCAAGGCGGCGCTGATCGACAATAGCGCGCTGCTGATCCGCAAGGCCGGGCGCGAAGCGCGACTAGGCGGCCGCTATGCCGCCGCGATCCGCGACCGGGCCGCACGCATCTTCGCCGTGCCCGCGCGGCTGCGCGACGGCGAGATCGACGATTATCTCGACAGTTTGAAGGGTCAGCGCCGCTTCACCGACCTGGCGCAGGCGGCAGAAGCGGCGACGGACCGCCATGGCCTGCTCGAAGCCGCGCAGGCGCTGCATGATTGGCAGGAGGAGAAGAACAGGTGACAGTGGAACAAGTCCAGGCGCTGGCGACCAGCATCCGGCAGACCGTCGCGCGTGCGGTCGTGGGCCAGGAAGCGACGGTCGACCTGATGCTCGTCGCCCTGTTTTCCGGCGGCCATATCCTGCTGGAAGGCCCGCCGGGGACCGCCAAGACGCTGGTCGCGCACAGCTTCGCCCGCGCGCTGGGGCTGGACTTTGGCCGCATCCAGTTCACCCCGGACCTGATGCCGGGCGACATCATCGGCGCCAATCTGTTCAATTTCCAGACCAGCCAGTTCAGCCTGACGCGCGGGCCGATCTTCACCGAATTGCTGCTGGCCGACGAGATCAACCGGACCCCGCCCAAGACGCAGGCGGCGCTGCTGGAGGCAATGCAGGAACGCACCGTCACCATCGACGGCGAGACGCTGGCGCTGAGCGACCGCTTCATGGTGGTGGCGACCCAGAACCCGATCGAGCAGCAGGGCGTCTATCCCCTGCCCGAAGCGCAGCTCGACCGTTTCCTGTTCAAGCAGGTGGTGGATTATCCGAGCGCGACCGAGGAACGGCGGATCATCGCCACCCATGGCGCGCGCAACGACGCAATGGCGCCCGAGACATGGGGCGTGGCGCCGGTCGCCGACGCTGCGCAGATCAGCGCCGCGATCGAGACAGTGATGGCGGTGCGGCTGGCCGACGAGGTGGTCGACTATATCCTGGCGCTGATCCGGGGAACGCGCGATGTCGCCGATCTGGAAAGCGGCGCATCGCCGCGCGCCGGCGCGATGCTGGCGGGTGCGGCCCGGGCACGGGCGGCGATCGACGGGCGCGATTTCGTCATTCCCGACGACGTCAAGGCGCTGGCCCCGGCGCTGCTGCGCCATCGCCTGATCCTGTCGCCCGCTGCCGAGATCGATGGCCGGCGGATCGAGGATGTCGTCACCGGCATCATCGAGACGATCGAGGCGCCGCGCTGAGCCACCGGCGATGATCTACCCCACCCGCACCGCCATATTGACCGCCGCCGCCGGCGTGCCGCTGACCCTGGTCGTGGCGCTGCTGGTGCCTGGCCGCTGGTATGCGGCGCTGGCCTGGCCGGTCGCGGTCCTGGTGCTGACGCTGGTCGACGGATTGCGCGGCGCCGGCCCGGCCCGCGGCCGCGCCCTGCTGGCGCTGCCCAACACAGCGAGCGTCGGTGCGCCAATCGAGGCAGTGGTGCAGGTGGAAATTGGCGGCACGGCGCCGCGCCGGGTTCAGGTCGCGCTCGACTACAGCCCGCTGGTCGAGCAGGCGCAGGAGAGCGACTGGATCGCGCTCGAGAGCGGCAAGGGGGCCGGCCGCTTTGCGATGCAGGCGGTGCGACGCGGCACGGTGCGGATCGACCGGCTGTGGCTGCGCTGGAAAGGGACGCTGGGCCTCGCCTGGAAGCAGCGGATCGTGCCGGTCGACGCGCAGATGGCGATCCTGCCCGACATTCGCCCGGTCCATGAACGCGGCGCGCAGATCTTCCAGCGGCACGCGCTGCAAGGGCTGATGGCGCAGGTCGATCGTGGCGACGGCGCCGATTTCGACGCACTGGTCGAGTTCCGCACCGGCATGGACCGGCGCGCGATCGACTGGAAGCAGTCCGCCCGTCATGCGAAGCTGCATGCCAAGGAATTTCGGACCGAGCGCAACAACCAGATCGTCTTCGCGATCGACAGCGGACGGCAGATGAGCGAGCCGGTTGCGGGCCTCAGCCGGCTCGACCGGGTGGTGTCGGCTATGCTGCTGACCGCCTGGGTAGCGCTCAAGCTGGGCGACCGGGTCGCGCTCAACGCCTTTGACAGCCGGCCGCGCATCGCCAGCGGCCTGGTCTCGGGCGTCGCCGCCTTCGGTGAATTGCAGCGGCTGGCGGCGCAGATCGACTATAGCGGCGAGGAGAGCAACTACAGCTTCGCCCTCACCAACCTGTCGGCGCGGCTGAGCCGGCGGTCGATGATCATATTGTTCACCGAATTCACCGACCTGACCTCCGCCGAATTCCTGGTCCGCGCCGCCGCCCGGCTGGTCGAGACGCATCTGCTGATGGTCGTGGTACTGCGCGACGAGGAACTGGAGGATTTCGTTGCCCGCCGGCCCGAGAGCGCCGACGACGTGACCCGGGCCGTCACCGCCGCCGCGCTGCTGAAGGACCGGTTGATGGTGCTGACCCGGCTACGCCATCTGGGCGCCCATGTGATCGAAAGCGAGCATGACCGGGTCGCCGACCGGCTGGTCCAGGCCTATGTCGACATGAAGCGGAGGAACCTGATTTGAGCGCGCTGGTCGACAGTCGCGGCGCCGCGCCGCTGGTCAACGCCACCCGCTTCCGCGCCGCGCATGAAGCGGACTGGGAACGGCTGGACCAGTTGCTGACGCGGATGGAGAAGCGATCGATCCGCGCCCTGTCCGAAGAGGATATATTGGCGCTGCCTTTGCTCTATCGCGCCACCCTCTCCTCCCTGTCGGTCGCGCGCGAGACGTCGCTCGACCGGTCGCTCATCACCTATCTGGAGCAGTTGAGCACCCGCGCCTATTTCCAGCTTTATGGCGTGCCCGATACGCTGGGACGGCAGGTCGGCCGGTTCCTGGCGCGCGACTGGCCGCTGGCGGTGCAATCGCTGTGGCGCGAGACGCTGGTCGCGCTGCTGCTGACGATCGCCGGGGCGGTCGCGGGCTATTGGCTGGTCGCAACCGACGCATCCTGGTTCTACGGCATCATCCCCGATGCGATGGCAAGCGGGCGCGATCCGTCCGCCAGCGCGGCGAGCTTGCGCGAAACCATCTATGGCGCGCCCGACCAGAAGATGCTGGCGACCTTTGCCGCCTATCTCTTCACCCACAACAGCCAGGTGGCGATCTTCGCCTTTGCGCTGGGCTTTGCCTTCACCGTGCCGACGGTGCTGCTGCTGGTCTATAATGGCCTGACCCTGGGCGCGATGATCTGCCTGTTCGCCAAGAAAGGGCTGGCGCTCGGCTTTGTCGGCTGGCTGACCATCCATGGTTCGACCGAGATGTTCGCGATCATCCTGGCCGGCGCGGCAGGGATGCGGATCGGCACCGCCATCGCCTTTCCCGGCCGCGACGCACGGATGGAGGCAGCGGTGAAGGCCGGGCGCCGGGCGGCGGTCGCGATGGCTGGCGTGGTTATCATGCTGCTGGTCGCCGGCCTGCTGGAAGGGATCGGCCGGCAGACGGTGCAGAGCGATGCGATGCGCTACGCCATCGGCGGCGCGGCGCTGCTGGGCTGGCTGGCCTATTATTATCTGCCGCGCCGCAAGGGGGACCATGATGCGCTGGCGGCGTAACCGGACGACCAAGGCGCCGGCTTCGCTGCGTCGCAGCTTCGTGACGCCCGAGGGGGTCGACCTGCGGCTGGAACTGGCGAGCGCGGGGACGCGGGCAGCGGCCTTCGCGCTCGACATGCTGATCCTGATCGTGACCC
The sequence above is drawn from the Sphingobium sp. AP49 genome and encodes:
- a CDS encoding stage II sporulation protein M, which translates into the protein MSALVDSRGAAPLVNATRFRAAHEADWERLDQLLTRMEKRSIRALSEEDILALPLLYRATLSSLSVARETSLDRSLITYLEQLSTRAYFQLYGVPDTLGRQVGRFLARDWPLAVQSLWRETLVALLLTIAGAVAGYWLVATDASWFYGIIPDAMASGRDPSASAASLRETIYGAPDQKMLATFAAYLFTHNSQVAIFAFALGFAFTVPTVLLLVYNGLTLGAMICLFAKKGLALGFVGWLTIHGSTEMFAIILAGAAGMRIGTAIAFPGRDARMEAAVKAGRRAAVAMAGVVIMLLVAGLLEGIGRQTVQSDAMRYAIGGAALLGWLAYYYLPRRKGDHDALAA